In one Nicotiana sylvestris chromosome 8, ASM39365v2, whole genome shotgun sequence genomic region, the following are encoded:
- the LOC104227817 gene encoding uncharacterized protein, with protein sequence MSSRQDSDVDDDFSDLYKEYTGPVRSNTTKAQEITVTNKRSHAGSDEEEDAPDPNAVPTDFTSREAKVWEAKSKATERNWKKRKEEELICKICGESGHFTQGCPSTLGANRKSQDFFERVPARESHVKALFTEKVINQIEKDVGCKIKMEERFIIVSGKDRLILRKGVDAVHKIKEEADKKGPSSSQASRSRSPERRSPVSSRMVRSDSQRSNHSPQNASQLHHRYGRQEKVVDDRGHDGFHKIARGSSQAYGNDGARGRSSQSKSPARPAYMSNSYNSYDGHGQGRSVYRSDGWDAGRRGSDMKSNSNFDYPSIPQSLENLELDYQKDAIDLGRIRDKEEDEENHKHREAVREVRENYMKKLAILRVEHAKQWEEFLQLDARRRQQLAGQHVSASGFGSYNQQSYQEYENSAGNPHYSVPNVPVEPRGRYPNPMDIYHPSRPEDSYGDFQRQRRDDYGKAYNRY encoded by the exons ATGTCTAGTAGGCAAGATTCAGATGTCGATGATGATTTCAGTGATCTTTACAAGGAATATACTGGCCCTGTTAGGTCCAACACAACTAAGGCACAAGAGATAACAGTGACAAACAAAAGGTCTCATGCTGGTTCCGATGAGGAAGAAGACGCCCCTGACCCCAATGCTGTCCCGACAGACTTTACTAGCAGGGAAGCAAAGGTTTGGGAAGCTAAATCTAAAGCTACTGAGAGAAATTGGAAGAAAAGGAAGGAGGAAGAATTGATTTGTAAAATATGTGGAGAGTCAGGCCACTTTACCCAG GGATGTCCATCTACTCTTGGAGCAAATCGCAAGTCTCAAGATTTCTTTGAGAGAGTGCCTGCAAGGGAAAGCCATGTGAAAGCTTTATTCACTGAGAAAGTTATAAATCAAATTGAGAAGGATGTTGGCTGCAAAATCAAAATGGAGGAGAGGTTTATTATAGTTAGTGGGAAGGACAGATTGATCCTAAGAAAAGGAGTGGATGCTGTGCATAAAATTAAAGAAGAGGCGGACAAAAAGGGTCCTTCTAGTTCTCAGGCATCCAGATCAAGGTCACCTGAGCGCAGAAGTCCTGTTAGCTCTCGTATGGTACGTTCTGATTCTCAGAGATCCAATCACAGCCCTCAGAATGCATCACAATTACACCATAGGTACGGAAGACAAGAGAAGGTTGTTGATGATCGCGGTCATGATGGTTTTCACAAAATTGCAAGGGGTAGTTCACAAG CTTATGGTAATGATGGAGCTAGAGGTCGATCAAGCCAATCAAAGTCTCCGGCACGCCCCGCTTATATGAGTAACTCGTATAATTCATATGATGGTCATGGTCAGGGCAGGAGTGTTTACAGGTCTGATGGTTGGGATGCTGGTAGACGTGGTTCTGACATGAAATCTAACAGTAACTTTGACTACCCCTCCATTCCACAATCCTTAGAGAATCTTGAATTGGACTACCAAAAGGATGCTATAGATCTAGGAAGAATTCGGGAtaaggaagaagatgaagaaaatcACAAGCATAGAGAG GCCGTCAGAGAAGTAAGAGAGAACTACATGAAGAAATTGGCCATCCTTAGAGTTGAACATGCAAAGCAATGGGAAGAGTTTCTTCAACTTGATGCCCGGAGGAGGCAACAGCTGGCAGGACAGCATGTGTCAGCGTCTGGGTTTGGCAGTTACAATCAACAGAGCTATCAAGAGTATGAGAACTCAGCAGGTAATCCACATTATTCAGTACCCAACGTACCAGTGGAACCAAGGGGAAGGTATCCAAACCCTATGGATATCTACCATCCATCAAGGCCAGAAGACAGTTATGGCGACTTTCAGCGTCAGAGGCGTGATGATTATGGGAAAGCCTATAACCGATACTAA